TTATTACTTTAATACTAATTTACTAATGAGTTTCgtaattaattaaatatctaatTAGTCTTTGTTCTTTTGTTTATCAGATTATGGTTCCCAAAAACCACACAGAGTTTATCAGTACCCTGACTGACCTTGTTAACAAAAAAGTTATCCCTATGAGTCGCATTGACGATGCAGTGAGGAGAATTCTTAGAGTGAAATTCATTATGGGATTATTCGAGCAACCTTTTGCCGATGATACATTTGCCGCGGAGCTTGGAAGCCAGGTTAGCATACAACATAAGAATAAAAtaagtattgtctaattgagctgTTTTTTTTTCGAATCACACTGACTTGAATAAATttcaatttataataataatataggctcACAGAGATTTGGCAAGAGAAGCTGTTAGGAAATCACTTGTTCTGTTGAAGAATGGTGAAGATGCCGATAACGCCGTCCTTCCTCTTCCTAAGAAGACATCCAAGATTCTGGTTGCCGGAGCTCACGCCGACAATTTGGGTTACCAATGTGGTGGCTGGACTATTGAATGGCAGGGACTTAGTGGGAACAACATCACTTCAGGTAGTTTATCTTTTTTGTTGATGAAATTTATCTCTAAACTTGCttttattataaaattaataattaatcgaACCATTTTTGTAGGAACGACAATCCTGAACGGAATTTCATCAGCAGTTGATCCCAGCACTGAAGTTGTCTACAAGGAAACCCCAGACGCAAAATTCGTAAAATCCAACAACTTTGACTACGCCATTGTCGTTGTCGGAGAGACTCCATATGCCGAGACTAATGGTGACAGCCTGAACCTGACGATGTCGGAGCCAGGTCCTAACGTGATTAAGAATGTCTGTGGAGTTACAAAGTGTGTCGTCGTCGTCGTCTCAGGAAGACCAATAGTGATGGAGCCTTATCTTGAAATATTGATGCTCTAGTTGCAGCCTGGTTGCCTGGATCTGAAGGACAAGGTGTTTCTGATGTTTTGTTTGGAGATTACGGATTCACAGGAAAACTTCCTAGGACTTGGTTCAAGAATGTTGATCAGCTTCCGATGAACGTTGGTGATGCTCATTATGATCCACTTTTCCCATTTGGGTTTGGTCTGACCACCGAGCCTGTCAAAGCCTAATTAATtagtacatttttatttttattttttgcctTAGGATTTTCTTTTTTCAGTGTTTGTTAGAATCGTGAAACTCTTAGTTGCTTCAAGAAATTTAGTTTGTTGATTACAAtaaagttttaatatatattcctATCCCTTGATAAGTCAAATCTAGCCTACTTTTCTTGGATTTTTCTCATCTTTAATTTGTATTACAAATTTCCAAATGATTTGCGACTGATTCACCCCAATCCTATTCCATTGCGTCATTGCTACGTACTCTCTCTCCATCCcaaattactaatataaatataattttttattttaaattaaatataaattttttaataaatttaattatattttttcattatattctcatcatcttcatctttatattttcatatttttttagaaattttttaatcaatacaaatataattatattaaaaaataaatttatGAACATATTTTTTTGTTTGTGTAAAATTTCCTAAATTAATATCTGAGAAAAAGGTACATGAGTAAACGGTAATGATGTGATTATTATTAAACAAACTCGTCAAGTTATTCGAGTGACTTCTTATCCATATTTTTTATGTAGGccgaaattattaaataaaaaaagaaaTAATATTATCGGTTGTTAGTAAGTATTGAATACTATTATGAAGTACGCAATTATTGTACGTACATACATCATTATTCTGTAAAGTAAACGGGAATCATgtgattttttttatatagaagATTTAGATTTATATTCGACAATAGTCATGTGATTATTATAAACAAAACAGTGCCAAACCGACTACCTAATTATTGTGACAAGCAAGCTTAATTAAATACTATAAGTGTAATCCTCAATATCAAGAGACACTATATTGCTACTTTCACCCAGTAAGTGCTCGGTTTCCTCGCCGTTAAATGGTCCACACAAATTCTCGTGTGACCTTTTAATTCTGGCAAGCTCCTCAGTCACTCCTCTCATGGTTGGCCTGTTCATGCCACTTCTGTTTAGGCATTCGTTGGCAAGCTCTGCAACAACTTCAACTTCCTCTATTTCGCTGTCATCGGCTAACTCAAACCCCAAAATTTGAGATAGATTTCCGTTCTTCATCGCATTGAAGAAATGTTGAATTATATTTTGGCTGCCATTTCCTCCGGCTGGCTTCTCTCCTGTTAAAATCTCGACCAGGACCACTCCAAAACTGTAGACGTCACTCTTTTCCGTTAAAATACCTGTCATTAGATACTCTGGATCAAGGTAGCCTAATGTTCCTTGTATTTTGGTTCCTAATGCAGTATGGTTAGGAGAAATTAGCACTGAAGCCCCGAAATCGGATACTTTTGCCATGTAGTTGTCGTCTAGGAGTATATTAGTGGACTTAACATCGCTATGAATTATTGGAGGGTCTGCTAAAGAATGTAGATAGTCAAGTGCAAGAGCTGTTTCGGCGGCAATCCTCAGACGAAGTTTCCAGTTTCGTAAGTTATTGTTCGGTTGCTTGTTGTGTATGTGTTCGAAGAGAGTTCCATTAGAGATGAACTCATAAACTAGCAATGGCACTTTGGTTTCTAGGCACAATCCTAAGAGCTTGACAGCATTCTTGTGATTAACTTGTGAAACAATTTCGATTTCGTGTTGAAACTCGTGATTCATCAGCTGCTCCCTTTTCACCTCTTTAGGCTTCTTGATCGCTACTTGGACATCATTTCCTAAATCTCCCTTGTACACGATACCAAACCCGCCTTCACCAAGAATATTACTCTTATCATAATTATTTGTAGCCTTATTTAGCTCTCTTTCGCTAAAGATTCTCACCCTTTGGTGATTCAAAAGTTTGCCACCATTTTCCATAAAATATTTCTGTCTATTTCTTCGCTTGATTATGTAGAAAAATAGCAGGACAATGACCAAACATCCAATGACTGCTCCCACAACTGCATGAAATATTGAAACCAATTATTAACATGGAGGACCTGATTTTGTATATTATGAGCAAAAATTTGATTAGTATCTAGAGTATTCATTTGGAATTCACATAATAACATAAAGTTTTCTAAAGAAAAATGTTACCTGTGACCGTCGTTGTAAGACGGAAGCCACGACAACCACCTTCTACTTTACCTTCACCGTGCATCCCTAAAGGACATTTGCATGTGTAGTTTCCATTTGTGTTTTTGCAACTTCCTTCACAATAGTAAGTTTTTGGTTCCTTACACTCGTCAATGTCTGAGATTTGACAATATATAATTAGATCATATGCATTCATATCGATCAATAAACCTTATCCTTAATTTATTTTATGAATGAATGATAAAATTTTACCTTCACATCCTTCTTTAAGATAGGGATTTCCagaaaatccttgactgcatttacATCGATAGCCCTGTCCATTTGGGGACAAGAAGCTGGTGGCGTTATTGCCACAGATAGTTGAGTTATATGTTTGTGTAACCACCCAATCCAGCGCAACGTCTGATCGTTCTCCCATTTCTTCTGGACTGAAGGAGAGACTTGACTTTGATAAGTTGAAGGAGTTAACTTCTGCTAAAAATCCGTATCCGCAGGGATCAGAGCTCTGCTTGGAGCTGTCACTGATAAGAGAATAGAATCTAATATTTAAGGTGGTCATGCTTTTGGGAATTGCGATTTGGCAGCAACCGATACTTGAACAAGTGGTATCCAGCTCAACTATTTCTGAAGAGTTACACAGCGAGTAACACCCACTCCCGAAATTGCCCTCTTTGTCCGTCATGTACACATCAGTGGCACATCCCAAACCAATGAGCTTGTTTCTGGTGTCTGATAACATATACGTTCCATACTCTTTTGATCCACCTCCATACTCTTTTGATCCACCATACAGCGTTAAGTTCATAGTATGGAATGGGTTATCGTAGCAATCAAATGTTCTAGGAATGCCGACTATCACTGTGCCGTTTTCTATCGATATATTCCGAACAGGAACATTCCATAACATTAGCTGATCGGGATAACCAGTTTTGGTGCGATCACATACCAGGAGGAAGGATTCGCTTAAGGCACACCTAGCTTCATCTATCCCAAAAGGATAAGTGACATGAGTACCCCCACACTTATCCTCACAGCCAGTCAAATCTTGACAACTTGTTGAAAGGATGTGCCATGCCAATGAGAGAAACAACACAACTTGCTTAAGCTTTCTCATTCTGCTACTTCTTCATTTCCACTTTTACTTGATGACTCTAGTTTTATAGCCTGATGAAAGTTTGAAGTTCAATTTTTTCCCATTTCTTTTTTCCCACTAGTGAATGTAAAATACTACATGTTGATGTTGCCAATTTGCCGGAATATGTAAATTGTTCTACCTAATTCAACTTGTCATTTTTAATTGGTGTTATATATGATCACACTTGGATAACGATGTATATATGTATGATAGCCCAAATAAACATTCTTTTATGCAATACTCCGATCAACATTTCTCTCTGACTTTTCTCATCTTTTGTACGTCTTCCAATTTCCTAGCGACTGATTCAACCAATCATCTCATCCGATTGCGTCACAGTTTCGTAGAGCTTGCAAAATGACCCTTGTGACTAGCTGACCAGTAATCACAGAGAGAATGATTCCTTCCACAACTGCAAGAAATAAAACCTATAGTTTCAAAAAAAAGAATTTGTTCCAAAAGGATAAGTGACATTAGTACCCCCACAGGTGTTGTTACAGCCATTTAGATTCTCAGAACTTGTAGAAAGGATGTGCCATGCCCATGATAGAAACAACAGTACTTGCTTAAGCTGTCTCATTATGCTTCTTACTTCTTCATTTACACTTTTACTTAATGACTCTTGTTTTATAGCCCGATCAAAGATTGAAATTCAACTTTAATTTTCCCTTTTCTTTTTTCACACTAGTGAATTGTTCTACCTAATTCAATCTTACTTTTCTTTTTTAATCGGTATTATGTACGGTTAAAactctataaattaataatatcaGGATCGGAGAAATTTATTAATTTAGAGAgttattaatttatcgataaattaataattattaatttaaagagtttttaacCGATTCAACATAattcatatttttatataaattaagtAATTATACTGTACATACCAAATAAAAAGACAAATTAGTCTATATCTCTTAGAATTACATTGCAGCGAACTTTGAGACTCGATAGTTGTACTGTGTTCTTACTTGGTGGCAATGGCTCCAAATAGACTTGAACTTTAAAGTAAAACAGAAACTATAAAATCATATTTTAATAgcgtaatatattttttttcagtttctatgaattattaatttatgattttcttgagagaaaaaattataaaaagattTCTCGAAaaatattatcttattattttatcgagTTTTTCAATTGTTTACATTGTCCAAATCGAAATCGGACAAATTTATTATTTTAGAGAGTTTATTAATTTAtcgaatattaatttaaaaaatttaTATTGTATGATGAACACTTGTAGAAGGATGGATGATAGGCCAATTAAACATTCTTTTAGGCGATGCTCCAATCAACATTTATCTCTGACTTTTTCTCATCTTTGGTATTCCAATTTCCTAGCGACTGATTCACCCCAGTGATCTTATCCCATTGCGTCATACGCAAAACCCGCAACAACGGCTGGTTTGATCTTGAAAAGGCATTAACCTCAGAAATAATGAATTAGCTGGTTGATTTACCCGGATTCGTTAAGATCCTGctaaattttatttttgttttaatcaTGATTGATTGCTAATGTGTGTTATAAACGAAGGCAAGAATGATTCCGACTTGTAGGGTTGCTTAATAGCTTCCCGATCTCTAGTTATATGCTCGATTAATTAAGAGATTTCTAATCCCCAGTTGTAGCATTGTTTATTAACAGCTTCTCGATCCCGATTTGTATTTAGCAGCATCTGGATCCCGAGTCGTAGCCTTGTTTGATTAACGTCTTTCCGATCTCGAGTTTTAGGCTTGTTTAGAAGCTCCTCGATCTCGAGCTGTAGCCTTGTTTGATTTACACCTTTTTGATCGCGAGTTGTTTATAATTTCCCAATCCTGAGTCGTTGGCTTGTTTAAAAGCTTCTTTTTTAGAGCTTCTAATTAATATTGAAAAAATTGAATTTTTACCCTATTGTTTTATAATGATGGAAATTTAAACTTGCTGTTTTGAAATTTTAGTTTTTACCTTCATTGTTTGAAAACGTTAAAGGATTTAAGTTATCTCGTTTTTGATGGCAATTACTCGTCCTACGTGTCAAAATTAACTAATAAACAAGTGACATATGTCACTCTTACATGTACAAATTGCCATGTCATATAaagaatatttattttataaatttccaaaaaaaatatttttatataataaatttaatgtaatttataaataaattaaatttaacctgattttatataaaaaataataaattttatataaaataaattgtattaaataaatatgagatataaataataattaataattattttaaatatgataaaaTCTtatttaatgataaaaaataatacttattaataataaatattattataatttaggaATTCAAAGCATTTATACAATTCAaattatttatgtaaataaaaGGAAATTTGATATATAAGTAAAAAAATTATTTATGGAATTCACAttatttataaatatgaaaattgacCACAATTTAATCTTTATCccattatttatatatcaaattttatttttattctataaataatttgaatttttaaatcataataatatttatcgttaataatttaatattttccTACCATTCAATAagattttatcataattaaaataattattaatttctATTTATACctcatattttatttaatataatttatttatataaaattagattaaatttatttttttttataaattttattaaattataatttattatattatattaaatttattatataaaaatattttaattttttttctggaaattaataaaataattattgttATATGACGTGGCAATTTGTCCACGTAAGAGTGACACGTGTCACTTGTTTATCGGTTAATTTTGACATGTATGACGAGTAACTGCCACTTAAGACGAGTTAACGGCAGAAGGATAATTGCTTTAACGTTTTCAAATAGTGAGGTTAAAAACTCAACTTTCTAAACAACAGGCATAAATTCCCGTCATTATGAAATAGTGAGGTAAAAGCTCAATTTTTTCGTTAATATTGCTTGTTCGGGCCGACGATCAAATATGACCCGTTGACCCGAAATCCGTTTCGGTATTTTAATGGGTGACTAGGACCCGTCTAACTTCTTAACCCAGCCCAATCCACCCCTGATGAGTCGGGCCAGTACAGTCGACGGATTTTGTTATCATACTCATATGGGCCAATTATCAAACAAACGGCCAAAATAATACCGACGCTAGTCTCTCCACCTTACAAAATCGGTTCAATTAATCATTTTGTGTGAGTGGAATTGAAATGACAATTGCACGGTTCATCGGATTAAACGAATACCGAGAATACCCTTTTTTTTTATTATTGCGAATGCAATACATTTTTCTCGTCTCTCGAGTCGAACACTTTCTGGTGATCTCTATAGTCTCTCATCTCATGACTGTCATTCTCTCACTCTAAGAAGAAAAACCGAAGTGGCGTTCGGACTCTAAAATTGACGTCTTCTCTGAGTGATGACAGTGATGACTCCAGCTCCAATCGATGTAAGTTTTCAATCTCTTCTTCTCCTTTTCTTTTTGTATCTTTTGTATTCGATGCGTAAACATGATGCCACTGATCGCTTATTTATGTTAATTTTATCTGACTTTTGACTTGCTAGTTTAGTTTTTCGTCTCTGTTAATTGCGTTTTCGTATGCATTGGCTTTTGTGTGCCAGTTGAGCCTCGAAATTGAGTATTTTTTTTCCTATCGGTCGATAATTTTTGTTTCTGTGATAGGTGTTAacatttcatttttcattttctaTAAAACCTGTTTGTTCCGATTTACAAACTCCTAGTTATTTAGTATCGTCATCTTCTTCTTTGGTTTGATCAGCAACAAGAGGACGAGGAGATGCTCGTTCCCCAGTCGGATTTGACTGACAATCAGGAATCCATGGAAGTGGAAGGTACTGCCTCACTGTTCCTTTATCTTATTTTGGTCTACTCTTAATCAGTTTGATCTGATTGAGTAGTTTGGTTTCATCTGTCATAAATTTGTTAGTACCATCTCCTCGGAGAATGTGCAGAATTTAAATATTTATGAGTTATATGTTGGTTACAAGtcaaattataattactattttttttcCTTGGATTTCTTGGGATAAGGTGCTTTGAATGTTCATGCCATCAATTTAAAAAACTTTGAAGCTTGATTGAGTTGTTAATAGTatcatttaagtttctcatttgcTTTTGATTTACTGGTTGTAGTGCAACCTGAAACTGCCATTGTTGCGGAGAGTCAGCCGGCCGAGGAACCTCCTGCTCAGTCCAGATTCACATGGAAGATTGAAAACTTTTCTAGGCTGAATACAAAGAAGCACTACTCGGATGTATTTGTTGTTGGAGGTTATAAATGGTATTGGTGACATCTTTTTTAATTAGGAATGCGTTTTCTCTGTTTTGTTGCCTGCAGCTTGGGCCTGGGAGAACAGTATTTTCAATTATCCGTTTACTTGGTGCTTGTAGGCGTGTACTTATATTTCCAAAAGGAAACAATGTGGACCATTTATCCATGTATCTGGATGTTGCGGAAtcaacaagtttaccctatgggtGGAGCAGATATGCTCAGTTTAGCTTAGCAGTTGTCAATCAAATACACAACAAATATTCTGTTAGAAAAGGTATTCCTTTACTGAACTATAAGTAAGTTCATTTTGCACATTTGTAAACAGTTTTAGTTTCTAATGAGAATTTATAGTttgtttatagcttaagatcagcGACCTGGCTTCATAATATTTATAGTGTTCTCTCTTTCGTTTTTTTTTTCTCGACAAGTATGCTAGGTGTTCTATGGTATTCTTGTAATAGACCCTCTTAATATAGATTATGAAAGGTGCATTGTATGGTAGATAGTTAAATGACAGTGGTCAAGTGGCATTCTTTAATGGATATTCAAACATTCACTTATTGTGATTAATCTCTTATATTTTACTTTTGGAGTGCATGATGGATATGATCTCTGTAGATGTATGTAATAAAAGACATGTGCTATTGTGTAGTGTATTGTATCTTTTTCATCCTTGGTAATAAAATTTTAAGATCCCTGCTATTGTCTTGCTATATTGGTAAACTTTGTAGGAAATAAAGTGAACAAAGAGGGTTTACTTTTGGTCGCAAATTTGTGGAGTCAGGGTCGTGTTTACTCATATTTGTAATAAATTTTGTCCAATTTCCGTTGACAGACACCCAGCACAATTTCAATGCGCGCGAAAGTGATTGGGGATTCACATCCTTTATGCCTTTGAGTGATGTATACGATCCAAGTAGAGGCTACCTGGTGAATGACACTCTTCTAGTTGAAGCAGAAGTTATTGTTCGCAAGGTTCTGGACTACTGGTCATACAATTCAAAAAAGGAGACTGGCTATGTTGGTCTTAAGAACCAAGGAGCAACGTGTTACATGAATTCTCTCTTGCAAACTCTGTACCACATCCCTTACTTTAGGAAGGTTGGCATTGGTTGAAAATGTGTTAACAGTGATACGTTTTTTGGTGTTTATTTGGTATACTAATCTGGATTTGATGTTTCCAGGCCGTGTACCACATGCCCACAACTGAAAATGATATACCATCTTCAAGCATTCCTTTGGCTCTGCAGTCTCTCTTTTACAAGCTTCAGTACAGTGACAGCAGTGTTTCAACAAAAGAGTTGACCAAATCATTTGGGTGGGACACTTATGATTCCTTTATGCAGCATGATGTTCAAGAACTTAACAGGGTCCTGAGTGAGAAACTTGAAGACAAGATGAAGGTTTTAACTAATGACGTTATGTTGTTTGGAAGTCTCCTAGTTCGAACTTTAAATCTGATCATTGTCAAAAATTTAACAGGGAACTGTTGTTGAAGGCACTATACAGCAGTTATTCGAAGGGCACCATATGAACTACATTGAGTGCATAAGTGTGGATTATAAATCTACGAGAAAGGAGTCTTTCTATGGTATCTTTCATGTATTTCAAATGCTTGTTTGCTTTGTGGCTATGTTTTGATTGTGAGATTGCTAATCTTTATTTGTTTCGGCAGACCTGCAGCTAGATGTTAAAGGTTGCCGTGATATATATGCATCTTTTGATAAGTACGTAGCAGTTGAAAATCTTGAGGGTGATAACAAATATCATGCTGAACAATATGGACTGCAGGTTAGTTCTtgtttttgaaaagtcaaaatcTGGCCGGGTATTCTTGGTGTTCTTATTTTCAGCCAGCATGACAGCTTTTCTATGTGTGCTGCTAATTCTGTCATTGACACGGGTTTCTTACATTTTTCTGTTGTAATGACATAGTTTTATAAATCAATGGATGATAACATACTTGTTGACATATACAGGAA
The sequence above is drawn from the Rutidosis leptorrhynchoides isolate AG116_Rl617_1_P2 unplaced genomic scaffold, CSIRO_AGI_Rlap_v1 contig589, whole genome shotgun sequence genome and encodes:
- the LOC139884698 gene encoding wall-associated receptor kinase 3-like, with translation MRKLKQVVLFLSLAWHILSTSCQDLTGCEDKCGGTHVTYPFGIDEARCALSESFLLVCDRTKTGYPDQLMLWNVPVRNISIENGTVIVGIPRTFDCYDNPFHTMNLTLYGGSKEYGGGSKEYGTYMLSDTRNKLIGLGCATDVYMTDKEGNFGSGCYSLCNSSEIVELDTTCSSIGCCQIAIPKSMTTLNIRFYSLISDSSKQSSDPCGYGFLAEVNSFNLSKSSLSFSPEEMGERSDVALDWVVTQTYNSTICGNNATSFLSPNGQGYRCKCSQGFSGNPYLKEGCEDIDECKEPKTYYCEGSCKNTNGNYTCKCPLGMHGEGKVEGGCRGFRLTTTVTVVGAVIGCLVIVLLFFYIIKRRNRQKYFMENGGKLLNHQRVRIFSERELNKATNNYDKSNILGEGGFGIVYKGDLGNDVQVAIKKPKEVKREQLMNHEFQHEIEIVSQVNHKNAVKLLGLCLETKVPLLVYEFISNGTLFEHIHNKQPNNNLRNWKLRLRIAAETALALDYLHSLADPPIIHSDVKSTNILLDDNYMAKVSDFGASVLISPNHTALGTKIQGTLGYLDPEYLMTGILTEKSDVYSFGVVLVEILTGEKPAGGNGSQNIIQHFFNAMKNGNLSQILGFELADDSEIEEVEVVAELANECLNRSGMNRPTMRGVTEELARIKRSHENLCGPFNGEETEHLLGESSNIVSLDIEDYTYSI